The Streptomyces sp. HUAS MG91 sequence CTTCATCGATGAGCAGACCGCTCAGCAGGTAGTCGACTACGCCCTGGCGAACAAGGCCAACGAGATCACGAAGTGGCGTAGTGGCAGGGAGCAGCGGAAGACGCTGACCGGCACCTTTGGCGCCAGGAACTCACTTGGGAAGGTGTTCCACGCCGATGGCACGATCACCACTGCCGGGAACAGGTACAAGATCATTCTCCAGCGGGCGAAGGGGCACAGCAATGGCTTCTACGTGTACACGGCCTACCCGGAGTAGTGGCGGATGACTGAGCGCTACCACGAGTTCATGTTCGGTGTCCCATGGGTGATGAGCTTCTTCCACCAGGACTGGAGGCATGACGCACCCACACCGGCTGGAGTCGTTGCGCACCAGTTCGTGGACGAGCTGTACCCGGCGTCGGTGCTGAGCGTGCGCAGGGACGCACAGCACCTCGTGGACCAGCTGGCTCCTGGCCGGATCGAGACACTCTGGACGAGCTGCTCGGAGGAGAGGAATCTCTTCCCCGGGTGCGTCACAGACGGTGCCGTGTGGATGCGGCAGATCATCGCGGAGTGCGACACCTGGCTGGCCCGTCGCGGCGATGAGCCAGTACTCCCCGAAGCCGACCGGTACGACGGCTTGGAACTCCTCGACCCAGTCCTGCGCGAGATCGCGGAGTTTACGGGCCTCCTTGGTGAGGAGGTATCCGAAGCCCTGACCGAGTGCGCGCGGCGATGCACCCCCGACCTCGCCTTCCGGCTGTTGTTGCCGGCCCTGCGGGAGAGCTGTCTGTACGGGCCGCAGCGGCCCTTCGAGTTGAGTTCCGCCCAGTTCGGCAGGCTGAAGCGCCTCGGATCCGCTTTCCACTACGGCGAGTTCGTGGTGAGCGAGTACGAGTACCTCGTGTACGAGGGGTAGTAAGCGCAGCAGCAGCAGGTGTGGCCCGGTCGAGTCGACCGGGCCACACCTGCAACGACGCGGCGCGACGACCGTGTGGGACGTAACCGATTCGACGTAGCTGCCCGGATTCTGCGCTGCGTGAATGAGGGGTGGGCCTCACCCCGAAGCCGCCGCCAACCCCCCCAACAACAGCGCCGTGAACCGGCGGACCCACTCCCCGTCCACCGGCTCCGCGCTCACCAGGGTCCGGTGCACGACGGCGCCCGCCGCCACGTCGAAGATCAGGTCCGCGGTCGCCGCCGCGGACCGGGGGTCCGGGGCCGCCGGGAGTTCTCCGCGCCGCTCGGCCCGAGCCCGTCCCTCCAGCACCAATCGTTTCTGCCGGTCCACGATCGAGTTCCGGATCCGCTCCCGCAGCGGCGCGTCCCGGGTGGACTCGGCGACCACCGCCATGAGCGCCGTCTTCGTCTCCGGCCGGTCCAGGATCGCCGCGAACTGGAGGACCACGCCCTCGATGTCCGCGGCCAGGGAACCTCTGTCGGGCAGTTCGAGTTCGTCGAAGAGGACGGCCACCGCGTCGACGACGAGTTCGTTCTTCCCGGCCCAGCGCCGGTACAGCGTCGTCTTCGCGACACCCGCCCGCGTCGCCACATCGCCCAGCGTCAGCTTCGACCAGCCGAGCTCCACCAGCGCCTCGCGCGTCGCCTCCAGGATCGCCTCGTCCGCGGTGGCGGACCGCGGTCGGCCGGGGCGGCCCGTGGGAGAAGAGGTGCGGCTCTGCATGGACGCGACCATACCGGCCGGTAGGCAGGGAGCGGATCGACCGTTCCGGGTGAGCCAGATCACCGGAGAGTCCACCCCGCGCGCCACCCATGACAGTTACGCTACGACCCGTAGCGAAAGCTCGAACTCGTACGGTCTCCCGGTCTGCACCCCGGTCGGCCACGACGAGCGGCAACCACAGGTGCCGGGTGGGGACCCGGCGCCGAAGCACCAGGCCGAGTCCGCTCCGTGTTTCTTACTGCGTCTCGCAATCCGGCGGGAGGCGCTCGGAGCCGGACCCGGCCCACAACCGTCCGCGGAAGGGGGAGACTGTACGCATGCAGCCACGGAACATGTCCATGAGCGGAGTCGTCGACCTCGCCGCGGTGAAGGCGGCCCAGGAGGCCAAGGCCAAGGCGGAGCAGGCCCGCGCCGAAGCGGCCCGCAACGGCGGGGGCGGCGCGGTGTCGCCGTCGAGCCTCGTCATCGACGTCAGCGAGGCGGACTTCGAGCGCGATGTACTGCAGCGCTCCACAGAGGTGCCCGTCGTCATCGACTTCTGGGCCGAGTGGTGCGAGCCCTGCAAGCAGCTGAGCCCCCTCCTCGAGCGCCTCGCCACCGAGTACAACGGCCGCTTCGTGCTCGCGAAGATCGACGTCGACGCCAATCAGATGCTGATGCAGCAGTTCGGGGTCCAGGGGATCCCGGCCGTCTTCGCCGTCGTCGCCGGGCAGGCCCTGCCCCTCTTCCAGGGTGCCGCCCCCGAGTCCCAGATCCGGGGCACCCTCGACCAGTTGATCCAGGTCGCCGAGGAGCGCTTCGGGCTCGTCGGCATCACGGTCGACGCGGACGCGGAGGGCCCCGCGCCGGTCGTGGAGGCTCCGCCCGGCCCGTACGACGCGCTCCTCGAAGCGGCCGTGCAGGCCCTCGACGCCGGCGACATGGCCGGCGCGATCCAGGCGTACAAGAACGTGCTGTCGGACGACCCCGGCAACACCGAGGCCAAGCTCGGCCTCGGCCAGGCCGAACTGCTCCAGCGCGTCCAGGGCCTCGACCCGCAGAAGGTGCGCACGGACGCCGCGCAGAACCCCGGTGACGTGCGGGCCCAGGTGGCCGCCGCCGATCTGGACCTGGTCGGCGGTCATGTCGAGGACGCCTTCGGACGCCTCGTCGACACCGTGGCGCGCTCGGCGGGCGACGACCGCGAGACGGCGCGGGTCCGCCTGCTCGAACTGTTCGAGGTCGTCGGGGGCGACGACCCGCGTGTGACCACTGCGCGTACGGCTCTGGCCCGGGTTCTCTTCTGAGGCGTCAGTGACCTGTTCCTAAACGCCACGGCATGTGGTGCCGGGGTGAAAGTTCTGTTCTTGAGGGCACACAGCGGCCGCGCTTTACCAAAACTTGGTAATCCCGGCCGCTGTTACTTGGAGTAAGTCGAAGCCCTTGTTCTGTCCGGTTACCTACCGGATTCAACCGTTCTGTCAGGCGGTAGGGCTGTACCCTGCGTCGCCGTCCGAGTCCGGGCGGTCGCGGCGCGGTTATCCGTCCGTTACCCGTGAGTAACGAACCCCCTTGTGCGAGCGCCGGGAATGCACCACGATCGGGCACGCTCGGTCCACTCCCCGCTCGTCCGACAGCCACTCGGGTTGCGGGGCTCAGGGGTCCCCACCGGGCAGGTCGGCGGTGAACCAGGGGAGCGCCGTCGGTCTTTGGACAGGGGGGTCTCAGCCAGTCGGCTGAGCCTGTCCGGCAGGTTGCGCGTGATGGCTCAGGTGCGACCAGTGGTTGTCGCTCGGGGGTGATCGCCGGTGATCAGGGTGCGGTTGGCTTACGCGCCCCTCGACGCGGGCGCTCTCCTTCCCGAGGACGTAGCACTTCTCCCATCCCTGCCCGGCTGAGCCGCCGCAAGGGGCAGTCAGGGCCGGAGATGTACGTCCGAGAAGGAGGAACAGTCATGAATTCCGTGACTCGTGGCGGAACCAGATGGAAGCGGTTCGCCGTAGTCATGGTGCCGAGCGTCGCGGCGACTGCCGCGATAGGTGTCGCCCTGTCCCAGGGTGCGCTCGCGGCATCGTTCAGTGTGTCGGGCCAGTCGTTCAAGGTCCACGTCGACAAGCTCGACGCCGACGGCATGATCCAGTACGGCGCCATCGATGCTGAGAAGAACGGGACCCCTCACCCGGTCTCGGTCTCCGCGTTCAACTCGGCCGACCTCACCAACATGTGCCAGTCCGTGGTGACCCACGTGCCGGGGCTCGGTGACGTCACGCTGGTGCTGAAGGCCGGTGGCGGCGGCAAGCCGGCGCACGCCGACAAGATCTACATCGACGTCGCGCAGCTCAAGGCCGATGCCGAGTTCAGGGACATCAACATCGGTGTCGCCGCCGGGCAGTCCAGCAAGGGCCCCGGCATGAAGGGGGGCAAGGAGCAGTCCGACCCCAACGGCTTCGCTCAGGAAGCGGACCACGCCACCCTGACGGACGTCGACCAGACGGCCTGGGCGACGAGCGCCGGCACCTTCAAGCTCAACGGGCTGAACATGAGCCTGCACCGGGGCAGCGGCAAGGGCATCGAGTGCTACTAGGCCTCACCGCCTAGCGATTCCACTCGCCGCATCGCCTCTCGCGGAAGGGCGCGGGGGCATGGCCCGCACGACGGGGCCGAGGTCCCCGTGCCCGTACCGCGCACATCACCACCGAACAAAACGCCAGTCCTGAGGAGCTGTACGACATGAGCGCCGAAGCGCAAGCAGGGTTGGGCGACAGGTTCGGCCACGCACGCCGGACGTTCCGCACTTGGCGCGGCCAACGCCCCTTCTGGGCGGGCCTGTTGACCTTGCTCGGCGGCATTCCGATCATGTATTTCCCGTACGCGAACCTCACGCTCGGCACGATGACGATCCGGATGGCCACCACGGCCGGTGCCGGATCGCTCATTATCGGTGCCCTGCTTGTCGTGCTCGGCATCACGATGTGGTTCCAGTACCAGTCCCGCATCTTCGCCGGCGTGGCGGCGATCCTGCTCGCCCTGGTCTCCCTCGTCGTCTCCAACTTCGGCGGATTCGTCATCGGCTTCCTGCTGGCCCTGATCGGTGGCGCCCTCGCCATCTCCTGGGCCTCGGCCAAGCCGCAGGACGAGGCTCCGACGGCGGACGCCGACGATGCCGGGGCCGACGACGCGACCGCGGTGCCGCCCGTAGCGGGCGCCACCTACCAGGTCGCGGGCGCACACCACGAGTCAGGGACGAACCCGGACAACGGGAAGAACGGGAGGCACCGTGCCGGCTGACGAGGTGCACCACGAGGACTCCGCGGGGGAGTCCCGTGCGAGAACCGGGCCGCGGCATGCAGCACCTAGGAAGCAGCTGTTCAGCAGGTTGCACATGCCCGCGGGCAAGGCGATAGCCATCGCGGCCATGCCCACGGCCGTACTGATGGGCCTCGGCATGACGCCCACGCTGGCGGCCGCCAAGGACAACCCGACCAAGTTCTCGGCGGACGACTACAAGGCCTGCGCCGACGCGGTGCAGGCCGAGCGCGACGCCAAGGACGGCAAGGCCGCCACCGACGGCAAGGACAAGGCCGAGGAGTCCCCGTCGCCGTCGCCGTCCGCGTCCACGGACAAGGACACCGACAAGGGCGCCGACCAGAGTGCGGACAAGAAGGACGGGGCCACGCCCTCGCCCTCGGCCTCCACCAAGGCCGGGTCCGGCTCCACCGGTGGCGAGGAGAGCAAGGACAGCAAGGCGGATCAGGACACCGCCACGCCGTCCCCCTCCGCGTCCGAGACCAAGAACCCGCTCGACCCCCTGGGAGTCGGCGAGGCGCTCAAGGACCTGTTCACGCCGAAGGACAAGGAGACGGCCAGCCCGACTCCCAGCCCGTCGGCGTCGGCGTCGGCCTCGGAGTCCGCCGCCGAGGACGGTGCCGAGAAGGACCTGGGCGACACGGTCAAGGACACCACCGACAAGGTCGGTGACGCGGTCAAGGACACCAAGGACGGCCTCGACAAGGCCGCCGAGGACGCCAAGAAGAAGGCGGAGGAGGCGGCGACCCCGTCCCCTTCCGCCAGTGGCATCCCGGACGACTGCCCGGTGGCCACCGACGCCGAGGGCGCCGACGAGAAGACCCCGGTCCAGCTCCCGGACAAGTCCTGGAAGCTGGAGGCCAGCTCGCTCCTGCTCAAGGGCGCGGACTACCAGGGCCTCGTCGACGTCAGGATGGCGGACGGCTCCACCAAGCGCGTCATGAAGTACGTCATCTCCAACGGTACGGACATCGGTGATCTGCACCAGATCGCCCCCGGCCCGAACGGCAAGTCGTTCCACATCCGTTCGGACAAGGGCTCCACGTCCACCATCCGCGACGGGAAGACGACCATGTACACGGAGGAGCTCTCGGGCAATCTGCTCGGGCTCATCCCCATGACGTTCAACGCCGACAACCCGCCGCCGATCAACCTGCCGATCCTGTACTTCACCAACGTGAAGGTCACGCAGGCCGCGCAGTTCGGCGGAACCCTGCACGTGCCCGGTCTGCGGTCCACGATCGAGGACAGCTGACCGGACCCGTAAGGGATCAAGACCCGTCCGGGAGCCGCAGAGACGCCGAGGGCGCCCCCTGTTCCGTACAGGAGGCGCCCTCGGCGCATTGTGCTGCGGTGCCGGCTAGTTGGCGCCGCCCAGCTGGTGCACCCGGACCATGTTCGTGGTGCCGGGGACGCCGGGGGGCGAACCGGCGGTGATGACCACGGTGTCGCCGTCGTTGAAGCGCGAGAGCTTGCGCAGCTCGGCGTCGACCAGGTCGACCATGGCGTCGGTGGAGTCCACGTGCGGGACGACGTACGTCTCCACGCCCCAGGTCAGCGCGAGCTGGTTGCGGGTGGCCTCGTCCGTGGTGAAGGCGAGGATCGGCTGGCAGGCGCGGTAGCGGGACAGGCGGCGCGCGGTGTCGCCGGACTGGGTGAAGGCGACCAGCGCCTTGCCGTCCAGGAAGTCCGCGATCTCGCACGCGGCGCGGGCGACCGAACCGCCCTGCGTGCGCGGCTTCTTGCCCGGGACGAGCGGCTGCAGGCCCTTGGAGAGCAGCTCCTCCTCGGCCGCCTGGACGATCTTCGACATCGTCTTGACGGTCTCGATCGGGTACGCGCCCACGCTCGACTCGGCGGACAGCATGACCGCGTCGGCGCCGTCCAGGATCGCGTTCGCCACGTCGGAGGCCTCGGCGCGGGTCGGGCGCGAGTTGGTGATCATCGACTCCATCATCTGGGTCGCGACGATCACCGGCTTGGCGTTGCGGCGGCACATCTCCACGAGGCGCTTCTGCACCATCGGGACCTTCTCCAGCGGGTACTCGACGGCCAGGTCGCCACGGGCGACCATGATCGCGTCGAACGCCGCGACGACGCCCTCCATGTTGGCGACGGCCTGCGGCTTCTCCACCTTGGCGATGACGGGGACCCGGCGGCCCTCCTCGTCCATCACCTTGTGGACGTCCTTGACGTCGTTGGCGTCGCGCACGAAGGACAGGGCGACCATGTCGCAGCCCATCCGCAGGGCGAAGCGCAGGTCCTCGACGTCCTTCTCGGACAGCGCCGGCACGTTGACGGCCGCGCCGGGCAGGTTGATGCCCTTGTGGTCGGAGATGACACCGCCCTCGATGACGATCGTCCGGACCCGCGGGCCCTCGACGTCCATCACCTTGAGCTCGACGTTGCCGTCGTTGATCAGGACCTGGTCACCGCGCGAGACGTCGCCCGGCAGCCCCTTGTACGTCGTGCCGCAGATCGACTTGTCGCCCGGGACGTCCTCGGTGGTGATGGTGAACTCGTCACCGCGCACCAGCTCGACGGGGCCCTCGGCGAAGGTCTCCAGACGGATCTTGGGGCCCTGGAGGTCGGCGAGAACGCCCACCGCGCGGCCGGTCTTCGCGGCGGCGGCGCGAACACGGTCGTAGCGACCCTGGTGTTCGGCGTGCGTGCCGTGGCTGAAGTTGAAGCGGGCCACGCTCATGCCGGCCTCGATCAGCGAGACGAGCTGCTCTTCGGAGTCGACGGCGGGGCCCAGCGTGCAGACGATTTTGGAACGGCGCATGGGGGCGATCCTATCGGTTTGTTTCGCTACGGAATATTCCGTCTGGTGGAATCTACAAATGGGCGCAGGGGCGCTCAGGCGTTGCGGTCACCGGCGTCCCCGACGAGCGCGTAGGTCTGCTGCGCGATCTCCAGCTCCTCGTCCGTCGGCACCACGGCGACAGCGACCCGGGCGTACTCCGGCGAGACGATCCGGGCCTCGTCGGAACGTACGGAATTCAGCTCGCCGTCGACCGCCAGGCCCAGCTCCTCCAGACCGGCCACCGCAGCTTCGCGCACCGGCGCCGCGTTCTCGCCGACCCCGGCCGTGAAGGCGATCGCGTCCACCCGGCCGAGCACCGCGTAGTACGCGCCGATGTACTTCTTCAGGCGGTGGATGTAGATGTCGAAGGCGAGCCGCGCGGACTCGTCGCCCTCGTCGATCCGGCGCCGGATCTCCCGCATGTCGTTGTCGCCGCACAGCCCGATCAGGCCCGACTTCTGGTTCAGCAGGATGTCGATCTCGTCCGGGGACATCTTGCCCACCCGCATCAGATGGAAGATGACCGCCGGGTCGACATCTCCTGAACGGGTCCCCATCACCAGGCCCTCCAGCGGGGTGAGCCCCATGGAGGTGTCCACGCACTCCCCGCCGCG is a genomic window containing:
- a CDS encoding DUF6230 family protein gives rise to the protein MNSVTRGGTRWKRFAVVMVPSVAATAAIGVALSQGALAASFSVSGQSFKVHVDKLDADGMIQYGAIDAEKNGTPHPVSVSAFNSADLTNMCQSVVTHVPGLGDVTLVLKAGGGGKPAHADKIYIDVAQLKADAEFRDINIGVAAGQSSKGPGMKGGKEQSDPNGFAQEADHATLTDVDQTAWATSAGTFKLNGLNMSLHRGSGKGIECY
- a CDS encoding TetR/AcrR family transcriptional regulator, whose translation is MQSRTSSPTGRPGRPRSATADEAILEATREALVELGWSKLTLGDVATRAGVAKTTLYRRWAGKNELVVDAVAVLFDELELPDRGSLAADIEGVVLQFAAILDRPETKTALMAVVAESTRDAPLRERIRNSIVDRQKRLVLEGRARAERRGELPAAPDPRSAAATADLIFDVAAGAVVHRTLVSAEPVDGEWVRRFTALLLGGLAAASG
- the pyk gene encoding pyruvate kinase — its product is MRRSKIVCTLGPAVDSEEQLVSLIEAGMSVARFNFSHGTHAEHQGRYDRVRAAAAKTGRAVGVLADLQGPKIRLETFAEGPVELVRGDEFTITTEDVPGDKSICGTTYKGLPGDVSRGDQVLINDGNVELKVMDVEGPRVRTIVIEGGVISDHKGINLPGAAVNVPALSEKDVEDLRFALRMGCDMVALSFVRDANDVKDVHKVMDEEGRRVPVIAKVEKPQAVANMEGVVAAFDAIMVARGDLAVEYPLEKVPMVQKRLVEMCRRNAKPVIVATQMMESMITNSRPTRAEASDVANAILDGADAVMLSAESSVGAYPIETVKTMSKIVQAAEEELLSKGLQPLVPGKKPRTQGGSVARAACEIADFLDGKALVAFTQSGDTARRLSRYRACQPILAFTTDEATRNQLALTWGVETYVVPHVDSTDAMVDLVDAELRKLSRFNDGDTVVITAGSPPGVPGTTNMVRVHQLGGAN
- a CDS encoding tetratricopeptide repeat protein, whose amino-acid sequence is MQPRNMSMSGVVDLAAVKAAQEAKAKAEQARAEAARNGGGGAVSPSSLVIDVSEADFERDVLQRSTEVPVVIDFWAEWCEPCKQLSPLLERLATEYNGRFVLAKIDVDANQMLMQQFGVQGIPAVFAVVAGQALPLFQGAAPESQIRGTLDQLIQVAEERFGLVGITVDADAEGPAPVVEAPPGPYDALLEAAVQALDAGDMAGAIQAYKNVLSDDPGNTEAKLGLGQAELLQRVQGLDPQKVRTDAAQNPGDVRAQVAAADLDLVGGHVEDAFGRLVDTVARSAGDDRETARVRLLELFEVVGGDDPRVTTARTALARVLF
- a CDS encoding DUF6114 domain-containing protein, with amino-acid sequence MSAEAQAGLGDRFGHARRTFRTWRGQRPFWAGLLTLLGGIPIMYFPYANLTLGTMTIRMATTAGAGSLIIGALLVVLGITMWFQYQSRIFAGVAAILLALVSLVVSNFGGFVIGFLLALIGGALAISWASAKPQDEAPTADADDAGADDATAVPPVAGATYQVAGAHHESGTNPDNGKNGRHRAG